Below is a genomic region from Deltaproteobacteria bacterium.
GTGGGCGTGCTCACTGTGATTATTGGCAACGTTGCCGGTGACGGGGAACTACGGCGAAAGGGATCCCCGCAATGAACGAACTCAACGTCTAAGGAGGGATTGTCCATGAAAGAAAAAGCTGGGTTGATAGTGCCGATCTTGATGGTGCTTGCTGGAGGTTACGCCCTGATCACCACCCTGGGAAGCAGTGGAGACGCAGTGAACTTGATCGCTGACCAACAGGTTCCGCGTGGCCTTGCCATGATGTTCGGTCTCCTGGGGCTCGGCGGTGGTGCGGTCGTACTGCTGACCTCGCTGTCAAAGCCGAAATCTCACTCAGCGTAGTTGGAACAGGAGTACGGTTATCATGCGAAGTATTTATCTTGCTCCGCTGTCCATCTTTGCCGTGGGCGTTGGCCTGATCGCAACGAGTATGGCGAGTGATTTTCAAGTGTCCCTGTTCGGCCTGACCCTTATGGCACCAGTAGTGAGGGGCTTAGGACTGATCGCCTTTGTCTTCAGTATCGTCGCGTTTATGGCGGTCTACGGCAACACGTTGCCCCCGAGACCGCAGGAACTACGTCGAGGCGGTGGAGCCCAACCGACCGCCCATGAAAAGACGGCCAAGCCTCATAAGGTTGCTCAGGAGGCGTAACGAGCTGTTGCAAAGTCTCCCGTTTAGCCTTCGGCCCGCTCAGGATGAACGGAGGACATGCTGGCACGTCGAGTATTGTCCACTCGTGCAGAGCACGTCGGAGCACGAGCGGCTCCTTTTACCAGAGCTAGCAAGGTTGCTCTGACCACTGAAAGCACGGAGACCTGATGCTGCCTGTTCTTGGGCTTTTCGTTTCGTACCTCTTGTTTTTTGGTGGGCTGTGGTTGGCTGTAGTCGATGCCGAGGGACAAGCGAAGTGCCTGTCTACTTGTGAGGGGCGGTGGCAGAGTGACATGACGAGAGTCGTGAGCGCAGCCGCAGCGAGTGCAGGGGTAGTAGTGGGACTGCATGCGATTCGGGCCGAGCTTCGGGAGATCCGTAACGACTCACACTGGAACTCTGAGGTACGTCCACTGCGGTACGGCTCCCTCGCCAGCTACGGTGACGCCAGCAGCAAATGCCTGCAGACAAACCCTGCAGCTCCTCACAAAGAGTCGTGTTACTCCGCCCGGAGAGCAGTCCAGGGACTCGTACTACGCCCCATGTCGATCGATGATGCGCAGGACCAAACGATCGCGCCCGTACGGAACAAATGGGCCCCAATGCATTCGCGCAGCCAAGCCGGGAAACCACAAGCCGGGCGGGATTGCCGCAGAGTGGTACATCGTAGTCACGGAGCTACGCGAGATCTGTCGGCGGTGCGAACACGAGGCGGAATCCAACCATCATCGACAACCACAATAGAGACTACCGCGGAGGCTTGATGACCCTGACGCGAAACCCGCGACGGCGCCGGTCTCCGATCAAGACGCCGGTGTATGGACCACCCGGTCGAGATGTTTGATGAAGACGGAGGGAGATAGGGTGGGACCAACTGAGTGGAGGTGCTTGCGCGTTTGCTGCAGGCAGCGTACGACGTGAGTAAGTGGTGATGATTGCAATGTCCGGTGCCCGCGTACTAACTATAAGGAGAACTGTTTGTGAATCGACAAGGTCCGTATGATGACTTTCGCTTGCCGGATGAGATCTCACAGGCTGCCGAACGCTTCCAGCGCTGGGGGGAACGGTTTTCCTCTGGCGCCCCACGTTGGCTGCTCCCTGTCCTCGGGCTGCTGTTGTGGCTCGCCTCTGGTTTGTACGTCGTCGGGCCTGGCGAGCGCGGCGTCGTCATGCTCTTTGGGCGTGCGGTCGAGCAGACCGAACCAGGGTTGCGGTATCGTTTCCCCACGCCCATTCAGAGCCACGAACTGGTTGATATTGCGCAAGTGCGACGTGCAGAGATTGGCTTCCGCTCTGGGGCTGAGGGCAATCTGCGCAACCCAGGTCGCGGAGGCGACTATGCCGTGCCGCAGGAAGCGCTGATGCTCACCGGCGATGAGAATATCGTCGACGTGCAGCTCTTTGTCCAATACCGTGTGCAGGACTCGGTCAAGTTTCTCTTTGCCACCCACCAACCTGAGGCTGTGCTGCATACCTCCGCCCAAGTTGCACTGCGCAGCATCGTTGGTCAGAATTCCATTGATTACACGATGACTGAGGGCCGTGTCGAAGTGCAGGAGCAGGTCAAGACCAATCTGCAGAAATTGCTCGACACCTACCACACGGGTTTGCTCGTGACCGAAGCGCGATTGCTAGTCGTTGACCCGCCAGGTGAGGTCCGTGATGCCTTCCATGATGTCGTCCGTGCGCTCGAAGATCGCGAGCGGTTGGTCAAGGAGGCAGAGGGATACCGCGAAGATGTTGTCCCGAAGGCGCGTGGCGAAGCCGCACAGATGGTGCAACACTCGGAAGGTTACAAAGCCCAGCGCGTGATTCGCGCGAAAGGTGATGCCGAGCGCTTCGACTCAGTGCTACGCGAATATCACAAGGCCAAGACCATCACCCGCGATCGGCTCTACCTCGAAAGCATGGAGCGTGTGCTACCGAGCTTGGACAAGGTCATTGTCAGTCGGGATGGCAAAGGTGACGTGCTGCCGTTGTTACCGCTGCGAAATATCGCGACGGCCCCCAGCGCTGGTGATGCGGTTGCAGCCGCAGCGGCCACGGCTACAGGAGGGAAGTAAGATGAGTACAGTGGTTATTCTTGTCATCGCTACCGTGCTCCTCGTACCACAGTTCGCCTTTACGGTGACCGAACGAGAGCAGGCGATCGTCGTGCAATTCGGTAATCCGCAGCGCACGGTTCAGGAGCCAGGTCTGTACTTCAAGTTGCCGTTCATCCAAAGCCTCATTCGCCTGGAGAAGCGGGTGTTGTCGACCGATGCGCGGACGGCGGAATACCTCACCCTCGATAAGAAGCGGGTGATGGTGGATCAAATCTTGCGCTGGCGTATCAGCGATCCCCTCGATTTCTATCGCAGTGTGCGCGACCTCCCGCGGGCCCAAGCCCGCTTAGACGACAACGTCGGCGCCCGCCTCCGTCAAGAGATCGCCGCGCATAACTTCCTGGATCTGGTGCGCCAGAAGCGCGAAGAGATCATGGAAACCGTCACCAATGACGTCCGTGAAACGGTGAAATCGTTCGGCATTGAGGTCTTGGACGTGCGTATCAAACAGGTCGATTTGCCGACCGAGGTGCAAGCCAGTGTGTTCGCGCGCATGCGGGCTGAGCGGGAGCGCATTGCCAAACGCTATCGTGCTGAGGGTGAAGAGCGTGCCCGCGAGATTCGTGCGGGCGCGGATAAGGAGCGCGAGATCCTACTGGCGACCGCTTATGAGACCGCCCAGCGCCAGAGCGGTGAAGGCGACGCCGAAGCCGCAGGGATTTACGCACAAGCGTTTGGTAAAGATCCTGACTTTTACGGTTTCATTCGGCGTTTACAGACCTACGAAAAAACGCTCGGTGCCGGAACCACCCTGGTCCTACCGACGGACTCGGACCTGTTGCGGTACTTGCAGACAGCGCGCTGAACTCCGCCGAGGAAGTCCGCAGAAATGGGAATCCTCAAGAGTCTCTTTCCGCGAGGGAGAAGGGACTCGATGCCACGCATCAGTAACCGAGCGCGCGCATCGGTCCCGTGGGACGATCAGCGTACCATTTTCTTCGGGTCGGGATGCTCATAGCCGCGAATCGGATGCGGACGATACGGCGCTTCCACGGCTGCGACTTCTTCTGCTGTCAACTTGATATCTACGGTCGCGAAGATTTCTTTGAGATGGTGGGTTTTGGTAGCACCGACAATCGGCGCTGTTACTCCTGGTGCTTGCAGAATCCAGGCGCAGGCGAGTTGGGTTGCAGTAAGCCCGCGTTCTTTGGCGATCTTCTGTGCCGCCAGGGCGACTTCATAGTCGTTCTCATTGAAATACAGATTCTGCGCGACCTTATCGGTCTGTGATCTTTTGGTCGGCCCTTCACCCGGCCTGCGCGTACGATCACCTTCGAGGAGTCCGCGTGCGAGTGGACTCCAGGGAATCAACGCCACACCTTGATCGATACACAACGGATTCATCTCGCGTTCTTCTTCGCGGTAGATGAGGTTGTAATGATTTTGCATGGTGACGAAGCGATGCCAGCCACGCTCTTTGGCAATGGACAACGCTTTGGAGAATTGCCATGCCGCCATGCTGCTAGCACCGAGGTAGCGGACCTTTCCCGACTGTACTAGCGAGTCCAACGCGTCGAGGGTCTCTTCGATCGGTGTTGTGTAATCCCAGCGGTGGATTTGATAGAGGTCGATGTAATCCATCTTCAAGCGACGCAATGAATGCTCGCAGGCTTCGATGATATGTTTACGACTCAAACCGCGACGATTGGGGCCTGGACCCATGGGGCCATTCACTTTGGTGGCGACGACAATGTCATCGCGTGAAGCCACCTCTCCCAGCCACTTACCAGTAATCTCTTCGCTCACACCGGTTGAGTAGACGTCTGCGGTATCAAAGAAGTTGACCCCTGCTTCCAGCGCAACTGCGAAGTGTTCGCGCGCGACATCTGTGCCAACTGTCCACTCGCGCCACTTGCCATCGCCGTAGCTCATGCATCCCATACAGATGCGTGAGACCGTAGTGCCGGTGTTGCCCAATTTGGTAAATTGCATGCTCCCTCCTTACTGCGCGTCGCTGACTGTACGTTATGCCACAACCCTGCAAGAGGACAAGACGAGGTTACAGCCGTGCCCACGCATAGACAGACGGGATTGTATTGATTGACTACCATAGTGAATACGCGTAGACCTCGGTACGGAGAATGAAGTCAGAAATGGGGCCACAATTCTGACGCCCAAAAGGAGGGGCGCCGCGCAATAAGGAGGATGGTATGCATCAACCGAAACACGTGCTCGACGGATACAAAGTGTTAGATTTTACGCAGATTGTCGCGGGACCAACCTGTACGCTGATGTTGGCAGAGATGGGCGCTGAGGTCATCAAAGTTGAACTCGCGCCCGCCGGTGATGCGACACGGCTCGCGCCATTGGTGATCGAGGGTCGGAGTGGCTACTTTGTTCAACACAATCGCGGCAAAAAGGATCTGTGTCTGAATGCCAAGACTCCCGAGGGGCTGGAAATCCTCAAAGGGCTAGTGAAGAAGGTGGACGTCGTCGTAGAAAACTATGCTCCCGGTGTTATTGGGCGCTTGGGGTTGAGCTACGAAGTGGTGCGCCAGCTCAATCCCAGCGTGGTGATGTGTTCGATTTCTGCCTTCGGACAGACGGGACCACTCGCGCACGAGCCAGGCTTTGACTACGTTGGCGCGGCGTATTCCGGGATTACTTCAATGGGCGGGGAGAAAGGCGGAACGCCCTATTTTCCGATGGTCGCCCTTGGTGACGTCTCTACCGGTGCCCATGCTATGGGTGCGATCTGCGCCGCACTCTTGTATCGCGAACGTACGGGGCGAGGGCAACATCTGGATCTTTCACTACTCGACACGTATGCGCACTATCACGAAGCTGGGTTTCAGATGTACAGTTTGAGCAAGGGCAAAATCAAGCCCACGCGTTCTGGTGCACAGTCTGGCTACGCCGCGCCCGTAGGGGTGTTTAAGGGCAAAGAGCGTTACCTCATCATTATCTCACCATTGGAGCAACACTGGTCAAAGCTCTGTGACGCGATGGGACAACCGAATTTGACTCGTGATCCGCGTTTCACTGATAACGCAGCGCGCGTCACCAACGTGCAAGAACTGGTGGCCACTATTGAAGGCTGGATCCAGTCGCAATCGAGCGATGATGCTGCGATTGCGATCCTGAAGGAGCATCACGTGCCGGTGGCACCGATCTTGTCGGTGGAAGAGGCGTTGCAACACCCGCATCTGCGTCAACGTGGGACGGTACGAACAGTACACGATCGGTTCCTTGGCAACCTCGAGGTTCCGGGTTTTGCCTTACGGTTTTCCGAGTTTCCGGAACGACTCGATCTACAGGCACCAACTTTAGGTGAACACAACACGGAGATTCTGACTCAGTGGCTGGGCTACTCTGCCCAGCACGTAGAAGCCCTGAAGCAGAAAGGTATCCTGCACAGCGGATCCGTGTGAGGGAAGGAGCACGTTCGTGGTCGCAATTCGTGAGTGTCAGCCGGAGGATATGCCCCAGGTGGAAGAATGTTTTGTCGAGTTGCAGGATTTCCTGCACCAACTCGAACCGAATGTGCTTGAGGGCAAAGCGGCAAAAAAGTATTTCGAGTTCATGCTTGCCCGGTGCACTGCAACCGCGGGCAAGGTGTTCGTCGTCGAAGCCGACCACCGGGTTGTCGGTTTCGTTTGTGTATGGGCAAAGGTCCCGTCAGAAGAGCTCGACGAGGAACCTGGCGAGTATGCGTTCATATCTGACCTGGTTGTCTTGCCGGCATTTCGCCGACAGAGACTTGGGCAGATGTTGTTGGAACGTGCAGAATCGTATGCGCGGTCACTCGGTGTGAAGAAGATTCAGCTTGAGGTTCTACCGAACAACACCGGTGCACTCACGCTGTATAGCAACCACGGATTTCGTACGTATGAGTTGTTATTGAGCAAAGATCTCTAGAGTCGACGTGGTCTGGCGCGAGGCCGCTGACATGCAAGCTGATGCCGTAGCGTGCGCCCTGCGCACGGGCATCGGAGCCGACGATCGCAGCGTGCGCGCAACGCACGCTACCCGCCTGACCCAAGCGCTGCGTGGTTTAGCGCTACAGCTACCTTGCGCAACGCACACCCACGTCGTCTAGGACACTATCCGGCCTGGAGCCGAGTCGGCGCGAGGTGCGTGCGCGGCGCGGCAAATCAACCCACGAACCACCGCGCAGCATTCGTGTTTCACCGTTTCGATACCAGTCTGCTGTCCATTCCCACACATTGCCTGCCATGTCGAGCGCTCCGTAGGGAGAAGCTCCCTCCGGGAACGAACCTACCGGCGCCGTATCCTTAAACCCGTCGTATGCTTCAGCGACGTTGGCTTTGGTGATATCCCAGCTTTCTCCTGAGGGATAGACACGGCCTTCAGTGCCACGGGCTGCCTTTTCCCATTCCACCTCGGTTGGCA
It encodes:
- the hflK gene encoding FtsH protease activity modulator HflK; translated protein: MNRQGPYDDFRLPDEISQAAERFQRWGERFSSGAPRWLLPVLGLLLWLASGLYVVGPGERGVVMLFGRAVEQTEPGLRYRFPTPIQSHELVDIAQVRRAEIGFRSGAEGNLRNPGRGGDYAVPQEALMLTGDENIVDVQLFVQYRVQDSVKFLFATHQPEAVLHTSAQVALRSIVGQNSIDYTMTEGRVEVQEQVKTNLQKLLDTYHTGLLVTEARLLVVDPPGEVRDAFHDVVRALEDRERLVKEAEGYREDVVPKARGEAAQMVQHSEGYKAQRVIRAKGDAERFDSVLREYHKAKTITRDRLYLESMERVLPSLDKVIVSRDGKGDVLPLLPLRNIATAPSAGDAVAAAAATATGGK
- the hflC gene encoding protease modulator HflC, with product MAKVTCCRCYRCEISRRPPALVMRLQPQRPRLQEGSKMSTVVILVIATVLLVPQFAFTVTEREQAIVVQFGNPQRTVQEPGLYFKLPFIQSLIRLEKRVLSTDARTAEYLTLDKKRVMVDQILRWRISDPLDFYRSVRDLPRAQARLDDNVGARLRQEIAAHNFLDLVRQKREEIMETVTNDVRETVKSFGIEVLDVRIKQVDLPTEVQASVFARMRAERERIAKRYRAEGEERAREIRAGADKEREILLATAYETAQRQSGEGDAEAAGIYAQAFGKDPDFYGFIRRLQTYEKTLGAGTTLVLPTDSDLLRYLQTAR
- a CDS encoding aldo/keto reductase: MQFTKLGNTGTTVSRICMGCMSYGDGKWREWTVGTDVAREHFAVALEAGVNFFDTADVYSTGVSEEITGKWLGEVASRDDIVVATKVNGPMGPGPNRRGLSRKHIIEACEHSLRRLKMDYIDLYQIHRWDYTTPIEETLDALDSLVQSGKVRYLGASSMAAWQFSKALSIAKERGWHRFVTMQNHYNLIYREEEREMNPLCIDQGVALIPWSPLARGLLEGDRTRRPGEGPTKRSQTDKVAQNLYFNENDYEVALAAQKIAKERGLTATQLACAWILQAPGVTAPIVGATKTHHLKEIFATVDIKLTAEEVAAVEAPYRPHPIRGYEHPDPKKMVR
- a CDS encoding CoA transferase, which encodes MHQPKHVLDGYKVLDFTQIVAGPTCTLMLAEMGAEVIKVELAPAGDATRLAPLVIEGRSGYFVQHNRGKKDLCLNAKTPEGLEILKGLVKKVDVVVENYAPGVIGRLGLSYEVVRQLNPSVVMCSISAFGQTGPLAHEPGFDYVGAAYSGITSMGGEKGGTPYFPMVALGDVSTGAHAMGAICAALLYRERTGRGQHLDLSLLDTYAHYHEAGFQMYSLSKGKIKPTRSGAQSGYAAPVGVFKGKERYLIIISPLEQHWSKLCDAMGQPNLTRDPRFTDNAARVTNVQELVATIEGWIQSQSSDDAAIAILKEHHVPVAPILSVEEALQHPHLRQRGTVRTVHDRFLGNLEVPGFALRFSEFPERLDLQAPTLGEHNTEILTQWLGYSAQHVEALKQKGILHSGSV
- a CDS encoding GNAT family N-acetyltransferase, which translates into the protein MVAIRECQPEDMPQVEECFVELQDFLHQLEPNVLEGKAAKKYFEFMLARCTATAGKVFVVEADHRVVGFVCVWAKVPSEELDEEPGEYAFISDLVVLPAFRRQRLGQMLLERAESYARSLGVKKIQLEVLPNNTGALTLYSNHGFRTYELLLSKDL